The following proteins are encoded in a genomic region of Arachis ipaensis cultivar K30076 chromosome B02, Araip1.1, whole genome shotgun sequence:
- the LOC107626116 gene encoding tubby-like F-box protein 3 isoform X2, protein MSFRSIIFDMKGLRSRSQSHHRDGVGGVVSVSEGGGLVVLDGLKQSCWANMPPELLRDVLLRIEASEDAWPARKHVVACAGVCRSWREIMKEIVKSPQVSSKLTFPISLKQPGPRDSLLQCYIKRNRSNQTYYLYLGLNQASTDDGKFLLAARKCRRATHTDYIISLNCDDVSRGSSTYIGKLRSNFLGTKFTIYDAHPPLCGAAKVTKSRSTRLVSLKQVSPRVPAGNYPIAHVSYDLNVLGSRGPRIMQCVMDAIPASAVEPGGVAPTQTHFLHSRIETSPSIPFFRSKSTRVDNLQLVPSTTQNEGMLVLRNKSPRWHEQLQCWCLNFNGRVTVASVKNFQLVASPKNGVSEQAQENVILQFGKVGKDVFTMDYQYPISAFEAFAICLSSFDTKIACE, encoded by the exons ATGTCGTTTAGGAGTATAATCTTTGATATGAAGGGTTTGAGATCCAGGTCACAATCACACCACAGAGATGGTGTTGGTGGTGTTGTTAGTGTTAGTGAGGGTGGTGGTTTGGTGGTTCTTGATGGGTTGAAGCAGAGTTGTTGGGCTAACATGCCACCTGAGCTATTGAGGGATGTGCTCTTGAGGATTGAGGCCTCTGAAGATGCCTGGCCTGCCCGGAAACATGTCGTTGCCTGTGCCGGTGTATGCCGCAGCTGGAGGGAGATCATGAAGGAAATTGTCAAGTCCCCTCAAGTTTCCAGCAAGCTCACATTCCCAATCTCATTGAAGCAG CCTGGTCCAAGAGATTCTCTTCTCCAGTGTTATATTAAACGCAATCGTAGTAATCAAACATATTATCTGTACCTTGGTTTAAATCAAG CCTCAACTGATGATGGAAAGTTCCTTCTTGCTGCACGCAAATGTCGTCGTGCAACTCACACCGACTATATCATCTCTCTTAACTGCGACGACGTATCAAGAGGGAGTAGCACCTATATTGGAAAACTCAG ATCAAACTTTCTGGGGACTAAGTTCACCATATATGATGCGCACCCTCCACTTTGTGGAGCTGCCAAAGTTACAAAGTCTCGTTCCACCAGGCTGGTTAGTCTCAAGCAAGTGTCTCCAAGAGTTCCTGCCGGCAACTATCCCATTGCACATGTTTCGTATGATCTGAATGTTTTGGGATCCAG GGGCCCTAGGATAATGCAATGTGTTATGGATGCCATCCCCGCATCGGCTGTTGAACCAGGAGGTGTAGCTCCAACACAGACTCATTTTCTTCATAGCCGAATTGAAACTTCTCCATCTATTCCCTTTTTTAGATCAAAATCAACCCGTGTCGACAATCTCCAACTGGTTCCTTCGACTACTCAAAACGAGGGAATGCTTGTGTTACGAAACAAGTCCCCTAGGTGGCATGAACAACTCCAGTGCTGGTGTTTGAACTTCAATGGACGAGTGACAGTAGCCTCGGTTAAAAACTTTCAGCTGGTTGCATCACCAAAAAATGGAGTTTCTGAGCAGGCTCAGGAAAATGTTATTCTACAGTTTGGAAAAGTTGGAAAAGATGTATTCACCATGGATTATCAGTATCCAATCTCTGCCTTCGAAGCATTTGCAATTTGCCTTAGTAGCTTTGACACCAAGATTGCTTGTGAATGA
- the LOC107626116 gene encoding tubby-like F-box protein 3 isoform X1 produces MSFRSIIFDMKGLRSRSQSHHRDGVGGVVSVSEGGGLVVLDGLKQSCWANMPPELLRDVLLRIEASEDAWPARKHVVACAGVCRSWREIMKEIVKSPQVSSKLTFPISLKQPGPRDSLLQCYIKRNRSNQTYYLYLGLNQASTDDGKFLLAARKCRRATHTDYIISLNCDDVSRGSSTYIGKLRSNFLGTKFTIYDAHPPLCGAAKVTKSRSTRLVSLKQVSPRVPAGNYPIAHVSYDLNVLGSSRGPRIMQCVMDAIPASAVEPGGVAPTQTHFLHSRIETSPSIPFFRSKSTRVDNLQLVPSTTQNEGMLVLRNKSPRWHEQLQCWCLNFNGRVTVASVKNFQLVASPKNGVSEQAQENVILQFGKVGKDVFTMDYQYPISAFEAFAICLSSFDTKIACE; encoded by the exons ATGTCGTTTAGGAGTATAATCTTTGATATGAAGGGTTTGAGATCCAGGTCACAATCACACCACAGAGATGGTGTTGGTGGTGTTGTTAGTGTTAGTGAGGGTGGTGGTTTGGTGGTTCTTGATGGGTTGAAGCAGAGTTGTTGGGCTAACATGCCACCTGAGCTATTGAGGGATGTGCTCTTGAGGATTGAGGCCTCTGAAGATGCCTGGCCTGCCCGGAAACATGTCGTTGCCTGTGCCGGTGTATGCCGCAGCTGGAGGGAGATCATGAAGGAAATTGTCAAGTCCCCTCAAGTTTCCAGCAAGCTCACATTCCCAATCTCATTGAAGCAG CCTGGTCCAAGAGATTCTCTTCTCCAGTGTTATATTAAACGCAATCGTAGTAATCAAACATATTATCTGTACCTTGGTTTAAATCAAG CCTCAACTGATGATGGAAAGTTCCTTCTTGCTGCACGCAAATGTCGTCGTGCAACTCACACCGACTATATCATCTCTCTTAACTGCGACGACGTATCAAGAGGGAGTAGCACCTATATTGGAAAACTCAG ATCAAACTTTCTGGGGACTAAGTTCACCATATATGATGCGCACCCTCCACTTTGTGGAGCTGCCAAAGTTACAAAGTCTCGTTCCACCAGGCTGGTTAGTCTCAAGCAAGTGTCTCCAAGAGTTCCTGCCGGCAACTATCCCATTGCACATGTTTCGTATGATCTGAATGTTTTGGGATCCAG CAGGGGCCCTAGGATAATGCAATGTGTTATGGATGCCATCCCCGCATCGGCTGTTGAACCAGGAGGTGTAGCTCCAACACAGACTCATTTTCTTCATAGCCGAATTGAAACTTCTCCATCTATTCCCTTTTTTAGATCAAAATCAACCCGTGTCGACAATCTCCAACTGGTTCCTTCGACTACTCAAAACGAGGGAATGCTTGTGTTACGAAACAAGTCCCCTAGGTGGCATGAACAACTCCAGTGCTGGTGTTTGAACTTCAATGGACGAGTGACAGTAGCCTCGGTTAAAAACTTTCAGCTGGTTGCATCACCAAAAAATGGAGTTTCTGAGCAGGCTCAGGAAAATGTTATTCTACAGTTTGGAAAAGTTGGAAAAGATGTATTCACCATGGATTATCAGTATCCAATCTCTGCCTTCGAAGCATTTGCAATTTGCCTTAGTAGCTTTGACACCAAGATTGCTTGTGAATGA